One part of the Phoenix dactylifera cultivar Barhee BC4 chromosome 4, palm_55x_up_171113_PBpolish2nd_filt_p, whole genome shotgun sequence genome encodes these proteins:
- the LOC103696289 gene encoding urease accessory protein G has product MAITTIILPTREEGTMGPRRRALARTEGVSLPRRAGPPFSRAHLLPGLLQQTGAPLAARDFKERAFTVGIGGPVGTGKTALMLALCHLLRYKYSLAAVTNDIFTKEDGEFLVKHGALPEERIRAVETGGCPHAAIREDISINLGPLEELSKLYSADLLLCESGGDNLAANFSRELADYIIYIIDVSGGDKIPRKGGPGITQADLLVINKTDLARAVGANLAVMERDALRMRDGGPFVFAQVKHGVGVEEIMDHILQAWEVVTGNKRR; this is encoded by the exons ATGGCGATCACCACCATCATCCTACCCACGA GGGAGGAGGGCACGATGGGTCCGCGACGTCGTGCGTTGGCCCGGACGGAGGGTGTATCACTCCCACGACGGGCTGGCCCCCCATTTTCACGAGCCCATCTACTCCCCGGGCTTCTTCAGCAAACGGGCGCCCCCCTCGCCGCCAGAGACTTCAAGGAGCGTGCCTTCACCGTCGGGATCGGCGGCCCTGTCGGGACTGG GAAAACAGCTTTGATGTTGGCACTTTGCCATTTGTTACGCTACAAGTACAGTCTGGCTGCA GTAACAAATGATATATTCACAAAAGAGGATGGAGAATTCTTGGTTAAGCATGGAGCACTTCCTGAGGAAAGGATCCGTGCTGTTGAAACAGGAGGCTGCCCACATGCTGCTATACGTGAAGATATTAGTATAAATCTTGGCCCTCTTGAAGAGCTATCTAAGTTATACAGTGCAGACTTACTTCTATGTGAATCAGGAGGAG ATAATTTAGCTGCTAACTTCAGCAGAGAGTTAGCAGActatataatttatataattgATGTTTCTGGTGGTGATAAAATACCTAGAAAAGGGGGTCCAGGAATAACCCAAGCAGATCTTCTG GTAATAAACAAGACAGATCTTGCACGTGCGGTTGGAGCTAACTTAGCTGTTATGGAACGAGATGCACTGCGAATGCGGGATGGAGGGCCCTTCGTTTTTGCTCAG GTGAAGCATGGAGTCGGTGTAGAGGAAATTATGGATCATATCTTACAAGCATGGGAAGTAGTAACTGGTAATAAACGTCGTTGA